The following are encoded in a window of Bacteroidota bacterium genomic DNA:
- a CDS encoding aldehyde dehydrogenase family protein, with protein MTKQFDFLVAGEWRSSDDKAYIANPFNGSAVGVVSLAGKSDVDEAIRRSVTAYSSMRALSGYERAKILSRIAQSISDRRAVFAELISNESGKPIRFSNAEVDRAISTFSAASEEATRIEGEVIPLDSTSTVKNRQGIVTRFPIGPIACISPFNFPLNLIAHKVAPAIAAGNSFIIKPPPQTPLTSLVLGECLLESGLPRETINILPASNASAELLVTDPRIAMLSFTGSARVGWDLKQKAGKKRVVLELGGNAAVIVDHQADLNLAIERCVLGAFAYAGQVCIKVQRIYVHKNVWREFEIPFLEACSEVKVGNPLEDDTIVGPMISLAEAERVEAWVKEAVEEGAAVAWGGKRKGSMFEPTVLDNVKPSMKVCSEEVFGPVVTLTKVNSLEDAVEEVNNSRYGLQAGIFSHHMSSIMYAYKHLDVGGVIANDYPTFRVDTMPYGGVKDSGIGREGVRYAIQEMTERKLLVLEI; from the coding sequence ATGACGAAGCAGTTTGATTTTCTCGTTGCCGGCGAATGGCGCTCTTCCGACGACAAAGCGTACATCGCAAACCCGTTCAACGGGAGTGCTGTCGGTGTCGTATCCCTGGCAGGCAAGAGCGATGTCGATGAAGCCATCCGGCGCTCGGTGACTGCTTATTCCTCGATGCGGGCGCTCTCCGGGTATGAGCGGGCAAAAATTCTGTCGAGGATCGCGCAATCAATATCCGACCGGCGCGCTGTGTTCGCCGAATTGATCTCCAATGAATCGGGGAAGCCGATCCGGTTCTCAAATGCGGAAGTCGATCGGGCAATATCGACGTTTTCGGCCGCGTCGGAAGAAGCGACGCGCATTGAGGGCGAGGTGATTCCCCTTGACTCCACAAGCACTGTTAAAAATCGGCAGGGGATCGTGACACGGTTTCCCATCGGGCCGATCGCCTGCATTTCCCCGTTCAACTTTCCGTTGAACCTTATCGCCCACAAGGTCGCCCCGGCCATTGCCGCCGGCAACAGTTTTATCATCAAGCCTCCGCCGCAAACCCCGCTGACGTCTCTCGTGCTCGGCGAATGTCTGCTTGAATCGGGACTTCCCCGGGAGACGATCAACATTCTCCCGGCATCGAACGCTTCTGCCGAACTGTTGGTCACCGATCCGCGCATCGCGATGCTGAGCTTTACCGGAAGCGCCCGTGTCGGCTGGGATCTCAAACAGAAAGCCGGAAAGAAAAGAGTAGTGCTCGAGCTTGGCGGCAACGCAGCTGTCATCGTCGATCATCAGGCCGACCTCAATCTTGCGATCGAGCGGTGTGTGCTCGGAGCCTTTGCGTACGCCGGACAAGTGTGCATTAAAGTGCAAAGAATTTACGTCCACAAAAATGTGTGGAGAGAGTTCGAAATACCATTTCTTGAAGCCTGTTCGGAAGTAAAGGTCGGCAATCCTCTGGAAGACGATACTATCGTTGGACCGATGATCAGCCTCGCAGAGGCTGAAAGAGTTGAAGCGTGGGTGAAGGAAGCTGTTGAGGAAGGAGCGGCGGTCGCATGGGGGGGTAAAAGAAAAGGGTCAATGTTCGAGCCGACGGTGCTGGATAACGTCAAACCGTCTATGAAGGTTTGCAGCGAGGAAGTATTCGGTCCTGTGGTGACGTTGACAAAAGTCAATTCGCTCGAAGATGCCGTTGAAGAAGTCAACAACTCCCGTTATGGATTGCAAGCCGGAATTTTTTCCCATCATATGAGTTCCATCATGTATGCGTACAAGCATCTCGACGTTGGCGGCGTGATAGCGAACGACTATCCGACATTTCGCGTCGATACGATGCCGTACGGCGGTGTGAAGGATTCCGGCATCGGCCGCGAAGGCGTTCGCTATGCGATTCAGGAAATGACGGAACGCAAACTTCTAGTGCTGGAAATTTAA